CTTCGTTTGAGACAGTCAAAAAACACGACAAATACCCTTATGAACAATAATTCCCTAATTAACTGTATTACTGCGCGTTATTAGTTACAAAAAAACACAGTATTTGTTATCATTTGTTATACGTTATCATATATTTAGTTATTTATAAATTTAACTCATTTTTTTGGGCTATTAAGTACTCGTATTTGTTAGCTTTTGTTACAGGTTGCTACTGTTTGTCATTGCTATCAAAAAAGGTATTTTTATTACATAAATAATTCATAAAATACAACTTTTAGTTGTTGCGTTTTGTCCGATACTTTTGCAGCATAATTATGAAAACAATCCTTGAGATGCTAATGAAACAGGCCGTATGACCCTGCTCTAATTAGACCTCATTTTTAATTATACCCTCACAAGCAAGTGAATAATAAGCAAGCGCGGGGGGCTGATTAGCCCCCTTTGCCGCTTGGTGTAAGTAGTTAAGTTAATTAAGGGAGACTGCAAAAGTACCTTTTAAAAGCCAACACCACGCCAACAACACGTTGTTTATATGAACACCGCTCAAAACACCCACCCCAACCCCATAGACGGTTTTGATTACCGCAGGATAGATATAGCAGAGGTACGCAAACACCTCAACCAGTTTGTAAAGGATGTTAACCTAAAAGCAGCCTCACCCAAAGAACGTATCCGGGGCGGGTTGTTCCTTACCCTGTTAAAAGTATGCGATGCCTATGTACGCCAAAACAACCGTGTAGGCTGCTTAACGGTTAACCCCATACCCTGCCGCATGAACAATGTACGGTTAGCCCACCTTGTAAAAGTGGACAAACGCACCATTTTAAACCACCTATCCAAGTTGGAGAAAATGGGAATAGTACAAAAGACCTTTCGGGGGACAAAAGCCGATTACGAGTTAACCGTACCTGCGTGGATACTATTATACGACCCTCAAAGCCCCAACAACGTGTTGTTGGAAACCCAACCCACCTCCGATGGTGCTGAAAACAGCGCTAAAGCGAAAAATGTGCGCCAAAGCAGTCTTGTACATATTTTAGAAAAGAGTAATACACGGTCAATTCTATGTGAATTGGGGGATAACGGGGTAGAAGATAGTGGCCAGCCTCCTTTGTCGGCTACTGAGGATAAGGCTCTTGGACTTTTTTCTTGCAACACCCCCAAAGCAGGTGTTGTGGTGGAAAACCCACCCTTATCCACAGCCGTATTTCCTGAACAAAAACCGGGCGGCGGCGCGGCGGCCAAAAAATATCCCGCTTGGCAGTTGGCAATGGTACTGGAGTTTTACCGCTATGCTGTCAGCTCCCTGTACCCTTACCATCAGTTTGACGGGGAAACGGAGCGTAAAATCAAAAACAAGCTGTTTGGTCACGTGTACGGCAGCTTTAAACAATCCCTTACCCGCAATGAATGGGAAAAGTACCAACAAACCCTGATACAACGGGTGGATTTAATAACAGCTTGGAAAGTGCGACCCTTGGAAGGGGATAAAACCAAAAAGTACCAAACAGGTAAATTTTTGGTGAACCCGATTACCTTTTTTGACAACAAATGCCCTTACGGCTTTATACAAACCGAACAATGGCTGCTATTGCAATACAAACGAAAGGCACTGATTAAAGCAGAATTGGAGTTAGACAAAGCCCGTAAAGAGTTATTGACCGACATGGATAGGTTAAAAGTGTACCGAAAATGGGAAACCCGCTTTAAAAATAAGAAGCTGCCGGAGGCGGAGGCAATGTTTTACCATGCGATGGCAAACATCCAAAAACAATGGGCATTGCAAAAACAACGTGTTGTTGCTTCAAACAACAACCTTACTACCTAAGAATAAAAGACCTAAACATGAAACAAAACCCGAATTTTATAAGGCAGCAACAGGACTATAAAGCCCATGCGAAGTTTAAACTTATCATCTACTTTAAAGATAAAGCTCATTTACCTGAAGGAATGCAGCACACTACTTTGTTTTCGTGTGAATACAGGGACTGGAAGGGGGACACTGGGTTATATGCTTTAAAGCGGTTGGTAACGGGTCGTTTTAAAGGCACGTTCTTAACCGCGTTGATTTATGACAACCAAACAGAAGTATTGTTACACAAGTGGGTGTTTAACGGGGTAACGGATGAAAAAAGGGTATGAACCAACAACGTGTTGTTGCATCTCAATTCTTTGACTACAACGTATTACGAAGGGGTATTGTACTTGCTGTACGAAGAGTTGGGGAGGTATTATCCGCTGTAAATAATAACAGAGGCCGAAGCCCCTGTCAACCTACCTTATCTTATCGTTTGACAAGGTCAAACGTAGAATAAAAGCGAAAATACTTTAAAACACAGCTAAATGGAGCATAAAATAAAACTGGTAAGTAAGAATTTAAGCACTTTAAAGAGTGAGTACGGGGTATCAGAGCCAACTATGAAAAAATGGTTGAGGCAGGTTCCCAATCTGAAAGTGGATAAACGAGAAACAAAAGATTATACCCCTAAAGAGCTTGAAATGATATATAAGCATTTGGGAGTACCGGGAGGAGAATTTGAAGCGGAGTAATACAAAAAATTGATTTAATTCATTTTGGAGCCATGCTAAATAATTTTGAAAAATCTTTTTAACTTACTTTTGAGGTTGTTCTTCTTCAAAGTCATATAAATTTTTTATATACTTGCAGTAGTGAAGTATGTACTTATAATATTGAGTATCTATCTGTTCTCGCTGTCTTGTATTCCTTGCAGCGACAATAAAGAATGTGATATTATAGTATCATCGCTTCAAAATATAGGCGGCATGGAGCATGATGAACATAACCATACGTCAGAATCTTGTACTCCATTCTGTACCTGCTCATGTTGTTCTACTGTCGCACCTTGTAATACCATAGCCCGATTTCAGTTTGTGCAAAACACCACTCCTGATATTGTTTATCCGGTTCTTGGCGATAATTTTTACTCTCAATACTTTAATACTATTTGGCAACCGCCTAAAATAGGTTAATCGTTTTTTCTTTTTTATTCTGTATAAAGCCGCACTGCTTTATACAATGTCTTGTTGTTATCAATTCAACACGCGTTTGTAACGATTAATTTATTTTTTCATGTTAGATAAAATCATTCTTTTTAGTATAAAGAACAAGCTCATCATTGGTATGATGACGCTCGCACTCATCGTTTGGGGAGTTTGGAGTGCCCAAAAATTGCCGGTAGATGCGGTACCGGATATAACAAATAATCAGGTACAGATTATTACTATATGCCCCACACTTGCTGGTCAGGAAGTTGAACAGCTGGTTACTTTTCCCATTGAACAAAGCATTACTAACCTGC
The DNA window shown above is from Bacteroidota bacterium and carries:
- a CDS encoding winged helix-turn-helix transcriptional regulator is translated as MNTAQNTHPNPIDGFDYRRIDIAEVRKHLNQFVKDVNLKAASPKERIRGGLFLTLLKVCDAYVRQNNRVGCLTVNPIPCRMNNVRLAHLVKVDKRTILNHLSKLEKMGIVQKTFRGTKADYELTVPAWILLYDPQSPNNVLLETQPTSDGAENSAKAKNVRQSSLVHILEKSNTRSILCELGDNGVEDSGQPPLSATEDKALGLFSCNTPKAGVVVENPPLSTAVFPEQKPGGGAAAKKYPAWQLAMVLEFYRYAVSSLYPYHQFDGETERKIKNKLFGHVYGSFKQSLTRNEWEKYQQTLIQRVDLITAWKVRPLEGDKTKKYQTGKFLVNPITFFDNKCPYGFIQTEQWLLLQYKRKALIKAELELDKARKELLTDMDRLKVYRKWETRFKNKKLPEAEAMFYHAMANIQKQWALQKQRVVASNNNLTT
- a CDS encoding DUF4248 domain-containing protein; amino-acid sequence: MEHKIKLVSKNLSTLKSEYGVSEPTMKKWLRQVPNLKVDKRETKDYTPKELEMIYKHLGVPGGEFEAE